The following coding sequences are from one Veillonella rodentium window:
- the rplL gene encoding 50S ribosomal protein L7/L12, whose protein sequence is MALNIENIVAELKEATILELNDLVKAIEEEFGVTAAAPVAVAAAGGADGGAAKDSFDVILKEAGGSKINVIKVVREATGLGLKEAKAIVDGAPAPVKEGVAADAAEALKAQLEEAGATVELK, encoded by the coding sequence ATGGCATTGAACATTGAAAACATCGTTGCTGAATTGAAAGAAGCAACAATCCTTGAACTTAATGATCTTGTAAAAGCAATCGAAGAAGAATTTGGCGTAACTGCAGCAGCTCCTGTAGCTGTAGCAGCTGCTGGCGGTGCTGACGGCGGCGCTGCTAAAGATTCCTTCGACGTAATCTTGAAAGAGGCTGGCGGGTCCAAAATCAACGTAATCAAAGTTGTTCGTGAAGCAACTGGTCTTGGCTTGAAAGAAGCTAAAGCAATCGTTGACGGCGCTCCTGCACCTGTAAAAGAAGGCGTAGCTGCTGATGCTGCTGAAGCTTTGAAAGCTCAGTTGGAAGAAGCTGGCGCAACTGTAGAATTGAAATAA
- the rplJ gene encoding 50S ribosomal protein L10, which yields MAVTEQKKAIVAQMKETLSEAKGAVLIGYSGLTVAQATDLRRKMLAEGVEYKVIKNTLTRIAANELNLEGFSEHLEGPTALATSKDDAVAPARVIEQFIKAVEGDVVTVKAGIVEGEVMDAAGVKAIASLPNREGMLSMLLSVLQAPVRNVAYAVKAVADAKPAE from the coding sequence ATGGCTGTCACTGAACAAAAGAAAGCAATCGTTGCTCAAATGAAAGAAACTCTTTCTGAAGCAAAAGGCGCTGTATTGATCGGTTACTCCGGTTTGACCGTTGCGCAAGCAACTGATCTTCGTCGCAAAATGTTGGCTGAAGGTGTTGAATACAAAGTAATCAAAAATACATTGACTCGTATTGCTGCAAATGAATTGAACCTTGAAGGCTTTTCTGAACATTTAGAAGGTCCAACTGCGTTGGCTACTTCTAAAGATGATGCTGTTGCACCTGCTCGCGTTATTGAGCAATTTATTAAAGCTGTAGAAGGCGACGTTGTCACTGTAAAAGCTGGTATCGTTGAAGGCGAAGTTATGGACGCTGCAGGCGTTAAAGCAATCGCAAGTCTTCCAAATCGCGAAGGCATGCTTTCCATGTTGCTTTCCGTTTTGCAAGCACCTGTTCGCAACGTTGCATACGCTGTCAAAGCTGTTGCAGACGCAAAACCGGCGGAATAA
- the rplA gene encoding 50S ribosomal protein L1 codes for MAKVGKKYAEAVKLIEAGKFYEPVEAIELVKKTATANFDETVEIAFNLNVDPKYADQQVRGAVVLPHGTGKTKRVLVFAKGDNIKAAEEAGADYVGSEELVSKIQGGWSDFDVVVATPDMMGQVGRLGKILGPKGLMPNPKVGTVTPDVARAVNEIKAGKIEYRTDKAGIVSCSIGKASFDEEKLLDNYRTIVDTIIKAKPVAAKGQYIKSVTLSATMGPGVPLNVFKLSAVSKEQ; via the coding sequence ATGGCAAAAGTAGGTAAGAAATACGCTGAGGCGGTAAAACTTATTGAAGCTGGTAAATTTTATGAGCCGGTAGAAGCAATTGAGCTCGTTAAGAAAACTGCAACTGCAAATTTCGATGAAACAGTTGAAATCGCTTTCAACTTGAATGTCGACCCTAAATACGCTGATCAACAAGTTCGTGGTGCAGTAGTATTGCCTCATGGTACTGGCAAAACTAAACGCGTTCTTGTGTTCGCTAAAGGCGACAATATTAAAGCCGCTGAAGAAGCTGGCGCTGATTACGTAGGTTCCGAAGAATTGGTATCTAAAATTCAAGGCGGTTGGAGCGACTTTGACGTAGTTGTGGCAACACCTGACATGATGGGTCAAGTTGGTCGCCTCGGTAAAATCTTGGGTCCTAAAGGCTTGATGCCAAACCCTAAGGTTGGTACTGTAACTCCGGACGTTGCTCGTGCAGTAAATGAAATCAAAGCTGGTAAGATCGAATATCGTACTGATAAAGCAGGTATCGTTTCCTGCTCCATCGGTAAAGCATCGTTCGATGAAGAAAAATTACTTGACAACTACCGTACAATCGTTGATACTATTATCAAGGCTAAACCTGTAGCAGCTAAAGGTCAGTATATTAAATCTGTAACCTTATCCGCTACAATGGGCCCTGGTGTGCCTTTGAACGTGTTCAAATTGAGCGCTGTTTCCAAAGAGCAATAA
- the rplK gene encoding 50S ribosomal protein L11, translating into MAKKLVKQVKLQIEAAKATPAPPVGPALGQAGVNIVAFTKEFNERTAKQAGLIIPVVINVYEDRSFDFITKTPPAAVLLKKAAGIPKGSGVPNRDKVAKVGRDKVREIAELKMPDLNANTVEQGMRMVEGTARSMGIEIVD; encoded by the coding sequence ATGGCTAAGAAATTAGTTAAACAAGTAAAACTACAAATTGAAGCCGCTAAAGCTACTCCAGCACCACCAGTTGGTCCTGCACTAGGTCAGGCAGGTGTTAATATCGTTGCTTTCACAAAAGAATTCAACGAACGTACTGCTAAGCAAGCTGGCTTGATCATTCCGGTAGTGATTAATGTATATGAAGATCGCAGCTTCGATTTCATTACAAAAACTCCACCGGCTGCAGTATTGTTGAAAAAAGCTGCAGGCATCCCTAAAGGATCCGGTGTACCTAACCGCGATAAAGTGGCTAAAGTAGGTCGCGATAAAGTTCGTGAAATTGCTGAATTGAAAATGCCTGACTTGAATGCTAATACCGTAGAACAAGGTATGCGCATGGTAGAAGGTACTGCTCGCAGCATGGGCATTGAAATCGTTGACTAA
- the nusG gene encoding transcription termination/antitermination protein NusG, which yields MEADKKWYVIHTYSGYENKVKTTLELKVQSMGLQDVISRILVPLEDEIDEKDGVKKVVKRKIFPGYVLVEMEVNDRSWYVVRNTPGVTGFVGSATKPVPLSDSEVEHILKSQGLNKKPTVNIDIEVGETVRITSGAFEDRLGVITEINPEKETLKLNVEMFNRDTEVEVEFSQVEKTL from the coding sequence ATGGAAGCAGATAAGAAGTGGTATGTAATTCATACCTATTCAGGCTACGAAAATAAAGTAAAAACCACTCTTGAACTTAAGGTTCAGTCTATGGGTTTACAGGATGTTATCAGTCGTATTCTGGTGCCTCTTGAAGACGAAATAGATGAAAAAGACGGGGTTAAAAAAGTAGTAAAACGCAAAATCTTTCCTGGGTATGTATTGGTGGAGATGGAGGTTAACGACCGTTCCTGGTATGTCGTGCGCAACACGCCGGGCGTAACGGGTTTCGTCGGATCCGCCACAAAACCAGTTCCACTTTCTGATTCCGAAGTAGAACATATACTTAAGTCTCAGGGCTTGAATAAGAAGCCGACCGTCAATATTGATATTGAAGTCGGTGAAACGGTACGCATTACATCCGGGGCCTTTGAAGATAGACTAGGCGTTATTACAGAAATTAACCCTGAAAAGGAAACATTGAAGCTCAATGTGGAAATGTTCAATCGAGATACCGAAGTAGAGGTAGAGTTCTCTCAAGTTGAGAAAACTCTTTAA
- the secE gene encoding preprotein translocase subunit SecE: MAKSNSAVQQRGGFGKFFRGVKAELKKVVWPTKKELINYTIVVFLVTIFIAVLIYVFDAIFAQLFNTLLHFVG; encoded by the coding sequence ATGGCAAAGTCTAACTCAGCAGTGCAGCAGCGTGGTGGATTTGGAAAATTCTTCCGCGGTGTGAAAGCTGAACTAAAAAAAGTAGTCTGGCCAACAAAAAAAGAACTCATCAATTACACAATTGTGGTATTCTTAGTGACCATTTTTATTGCTGTGCTCATTTATGTATTTGATGCGATTTTTGCCCAACTTTTTAATACGTTGTTGCACTTTGTTGGATAG
- the rpmG gene encoding 50S ribosomal protein L33 gives MRNAITLACTDCKQRNYQTNKNKKNNPDRIEMMKYCKFCGKHTLHRETK, from the coding sequence ATGCGTAATGCCATTACTTTAGCTTGCACAGATTGCAAACAACGTAATTATCAAACGAACAAGAATAAGAAAAATAATCCTGATCGTATTGAAATGATGAAATATTGCAAATTCTGCGGTAAACATACATTACACCGTGAAACAAAATAA
- a CDS encoding nitric-oxide reductase large subunit, whose product MGEYKKYWIAVVAVLVIGFSILGYLGTDVYHQAPPVPTAYVSRDGQVLFTKEDILHGQSAWQSTGGQSVGTVLGHGAYQAPDWTADWLHKEVSVMLDIKSQQAFGVLYEQLGPAQQAAVKEVVKTEYFKSAVREDGTVVLSPERIAAMNITGQYFVELYGDNPKLSETRDHFAMKDNTLPELQDRIDMARFFFWTTWMASAQRPGTDATYTNNWPHEPLLDHNPTPESIAWSVVSVIILLCGIGIVVWMWAFGRKQDDHELTPPAEDPISKLNLTPSQRSLGKYLFTILALFLLQLGMGGIIAHYTVEGQAFYGIPLAQYFPYSIARTWHIQASLFWIAMSFLSAGLFLAPIINGGKDPKFQKLGVDILFWALVVLVVGSFAGTYLGVAHEIPAALNFYLGHQGYEYIELGRVWQWIEYIGILFWLVLMVRSIIGAFKNKGDKNLIAAFIFSVVMVGIFYGPGLFYGEHSHLAIMEYWRWWVIHLWVEGFFEVFSTTLMAFIFVTLGLVSYRAGTIAAISSGAIYLIGGIPGTFHHLYFTGVTSTVVATGASFSALEVVPLVLLGYEAFENYTRLHSAPWMHRLKWPVYCFIAVSFWNLVGAGIFGFLINMPVSLFYIQGLNTTAVHAHTALFGVYGFLSLGFVFLIARYIRPEVEFNDKLMKFGFWALNWGLALMVLISLLPIGLIQGWASVTQGLWLARSEDFMQQPLLQNLRWLRMVGDTIMILGALVFFWQIVKVTFTKKQ is encoded by the coding sequence ATGGGTGAATACAAAAAGTATTGGATAGCCGTGGTAGCTGTTCTTGTTATCGGATTTTCGATTCTCGGTTATCTGGGTACTGATGTGTATCATCAAGCACCGCCGGTGCCGACAGCGTATGTTTCTCGAGATGGACAGGTCTTATTTACTAAAGAGGATATTCTGCATGGTCAGTCGGCTTGGCAATCTACAGGCGGTCAATCCGTAGGTACCGTATTGGGGCATGGTGCATATCAGGCGCCTGACTGGACAGCTGACTGGCTGCACAAAGAGGTGTCCGTTATGCTCGACATCAAGTCTCAACAGGCCTTCGGTGTTCTTTATGAACAGTTAGGTCCTGCTCAGCAGGCTGCTGTTAAAGAAGTCGTTAAAACGGAGTACTTCAAGAGCGCCGTTCGCGAAGACGGAACCGTAGTGCTTTCACCGGAACGTATTGCGGCGATGAATATAACTGGGCAATATTTTGTTGAACTTTATGGAGACAACCCGAAATTATCCGAAACGCGTGATCATTTCGCGATGAAGGATAATACGTTGCCGGAATTACAGGACCGTATCGATATGGCGCGGTTTTTCTTCTGGACTACGTGGATGGCATCCGCTCAACGTCCGGGGACAGATGCAACATATACGAACAACTGGCCGCATGAACCGTTGTTAGATCACAATCCGACACCGGAAAGCATTGCCTGGTCCGTTGTGAGTGTTATTATTTTACTTTGCGGTATCGGTATCGTTGTATGGATGTGGGCGTTCGGTCGCAAACAGGATGATCATGAATTGACACCGCCTGCGGAAGATCCGATTTCCAAATTAAATCTCACACCGTCTCAGCGGTCTTTGGGAAAATATTTATTTACGATTTTGGCATTATTTTTATTACAGCTCGGTATGGGCGGTATCATTGCGCATTACACCGTAGAGGGACAGGCCTTTTATGGTATTCCGTTGGCGCAATACTTCCCGTATTCTATTGCTCGTACATGGCATATTCAGGCGTCCTTGTTCTGGATTGCAATGTCCTTTTTGAGTGCCGGTTTATTCTTGGCGCCGATCATTAACGGCGGTAAGGATCCGAAATTCCAAAAACTTGGGGTGGACATTTTATTCTGGGCACTCGTTGTTCTCGTAGTGGGGTCGTTTGCGGGCACATACTTAGGTGTCGCTCATGAAATTCCGGCGGCTTTGAACTTCTACTTGGGCCACCAGGGATATGAGTACATCGAGCTGGGCCGCGTATGGCAATGGATTGAATATATCGGTATTCTGTTCTGGCTTGTGCTCATGGTGCGCAGCATCATCGGAGCTTTCAAAAACAAAGGGGATAAAAACCTCATAGCCGCGTTTATCTTCTCGGTTGTCATGGTCGGTATTTTCTATGGTCCTGGGCTTTTTTACGGGGAACACAGCCACTTGGCAATCATGGAATACTGGCGCTGGTGGGTGATTCATCTATGGGTAGAAGGTTTCTTTGAAGTATTCTCCACTACTTTAATGGCGTTTATCTTTGTAACCCTCGGACTTGTATCATATCGTGCCGGTACAATCGCGGCGATCTCGTCCGGTGCTATTTATCTCATCGGCGGTATTCCGGGGACATTCCATCATCTTTACTTTACCGGTGTTACATCGACTGTGGTGGCCACAGGGGCATCATTCTCCGCATTGGAAGTAGTGCCTCTTGTTCTCTTGGGGTATGAAGCATTTGAAAATTATACACGCCTTCACAGTGCGCCTTGGATGCATCGACTAAAATGGCCTGTATACTGTTTCATTGCGGTGTCCTTCTGGAATCTGGTGGGTGCAGGTATCTTCGGCTTCCTTATCAACATGCCGGTTTCACTGTTCTATATTCAAGGTCTAAATACGACGGCCGTTCATGCTCATACGGCGTTGTTCGGTGTATACGGGTTCCTCAGCCTGGGCTTTGTATTCCTCATCGCCCGTTACATTCGACCTGAGGTGGAGTTTAACGACAAGTTGATGAAATTCGGCTTCTGGGCATTGAACTGGGGCCTTGCGTTAATGGTTCTTATCAGCTTACTGCCGATCGGTTTGATTCAAGGCTGGGCAAGCGTTACACAAGGCTTGTGGCTCGCTCGCAGCGAAGACTTCATGCAGCAGCCGCTGTTACAAAATCTGCGTTGGCTTCGTATGGTGGGCGATACTATCATGATATTGGGGGCATTGGTCTTCTTCTGGCAGATTGTGAAAGTAACTTTCACAAAGAAACAGTAA
- the tuf gene encoding elongation factor Tu, which yields MAKEKFERTKPHVNIGTIGHVDHGKTTLTAAITKVLAEKGQADFQDYSMIDKAPEERERGITINTAHVEYETENRHYAHVDCPGHADYVKNMITGAAQMDGAILVVSAADGPMPQTREHILLARQVGVPAIVVFLNKADMVDDEELIELVEMEVRELLSSYEFPGDEVPIIIGSALKALEGDAQYVAKIDELMAAVDSYIPTPVRDTDKPFLMPVEDVFTITGRGTVATGRVERGEVNVGDTVEVVGLKEKAEQYVVTGLEMFRKTLDSAVAGDNVGALLRGVDRKDIERGQVLAKPGSINPHTKFKAEVYVLTKEEGGRHTPFFSNYRPQFYFRTTDVTGVVNLPEGVEMCMPGDNVTMEIELITPIAIEEGLRFAIREGGHTVGAGVVTQIEG from the coding sequence ATGGCAAAAGAAAAATTTGAACGTACGAAACCGCATGTTAATATCGGTACAATCGGTCACGTTGACCATGGTAAAACTACTTTGACTGCTGCAATCACTAAAGTATTGGCTGAAAAAGGCCAAGCTGACTTCCAGGATTACAGCATGATCGATAAAGCTCCTGAAGAACGTGAACGCGGTATCACAATCAACACTGCACACGTTGAGTATGAAACTGAAAATCGTCACTATGCACACGTTGACTGCCCGGGCCATGCTGACTATGTTAAAAACATGATCACCGGCGCAGCTCAAATGGACGGCGCTATCTTGGTTGTATCCGCAGCTGACGGCCCTATGCCTCAAACTCGCGAACACATCTTGTTGGCTCGTCAGGTTGGCGTTCCTGCAATCGTAGTATTCTTGAACAAAGCCGATATGGTTGACGACGAAGAATTGATCGAATTGGTTGAAATGGAAGTACGTGAACTTCTTTCTTCCTACGAATTCCCTGGCGACGAAGTGCCTATTATCATAGGTTCCGCATTGAAAGCGTTGGAAGGCGACGCTCAATACGTAGCGAAAATCGACGAATTGATGGCGGCTGTAGATTCCTACATCCCAACGCCGGTTCGTGATACTGATAAACCTTTCTTGATGCCTGTGGAAGACGTTTTCACAATCACCGGTCGTGGTACAGTAGCAACCGGCCGTGTTGAACGTGGTGAAGTAAACGTTGGCGACACTGTAGAAGTAGTAGGCTTGAAAGAAAAAGCTGAACAATACGTTGTTACAGGTCTTGAAATGTTCCGCAAAACATTGGATTCCGCAGTAGCAGGTGACAATGTCGGTGCATTGCTTCGCGGTGTTGACCGTAAAGACATCGAACGTGGTCAAGTATTGGCTAAACCGGGTTCCATCAACCCACACACTAAATTCAAAGCGGAAGTGTACGTTTTGACTAAAGAAGAAGGTGGCCGTCATACTCCATTCTTCTCCAACTACCGTCCACAATTCTATTTCCGTACAACAGACGTAACAGGTGTTGTAAACCTTCCTGAAGGTGTAGAAATGTGTATGCCTGGCGATAACGTAACAATGGAAATCGAATTGATCACTCCAATCGCTATCGAAGAAGGTCTTCGCTTCGCGATCCGCGAAGGTGGCCACACAGTAGGCGCCGGCGTAGTAACACAAATCGAAGGTTAA
- the brxF gene encoding BREX-3 system P-loop-containing protein BrxF produces the protein MVTVQDVKERWEQIQGDDERILFIVGGPGSGKSLLIRELSEQKGWKYLEAKQLIEEEFLLVPRDERPKLAEEAVRRALSRSDTEVVLLDGINVFFAPILNLQPFELLKTISKTYPIVVGWRGHLEGDKLYLEHNNDPKHASVTITHPSHVLEID, from the coding sequence ATGGTTACTGTTCAAGATGTAAAGGAACGATGGGAACAAATTCAAGGTGACGATGAACGCATACTATTTATCGTCGGGGGGCCCGGGTCCGGTAAAAGTCTGCTGATTCGTGAGTTGTCTGAACAAAAGGGTTGGAAATATCTGGAAGCGAAACAATTAATCGAAGAGGAATTTCTGTTGGTTCCTCGTGATGAACGTCCGAAGCTTGCAGAGGAGGCCGTTCGTCGCGCCCTCAGTCGCAGCGATACGGAGGTCGTATTATTGGACGGAATTAATGTGTTCTTCGCACCGATTTTAAACTTACAACCTTTTGAACTATTGAAAACTATTAGTAAAACATATCCTATTGTCGTCGGTTGGAGAGGCCATCTTGAAGGCGACAAACTGTATTTGGAACATAATAATGATCCGAAACATGCTTCCGTAACGATTACACATCCGAGTCATGTATTGGAAATCGATTAA
- the hypB gene encoding hydrogenase nickel incorporation protein HypB has translation MQVQVKTDVLAKNDAIAESLQQLFKEKNIFVFNLLGSPGSGKTSLLEATLQDLAKDYRLAVIEGDLFTAKDAERIHALGVPVIQINTVGGCHLDAKMIQDALGDLNLDDLDMIIIENVGNLVCPAEFDIGESMKVTVLSVTEGEDKPLKYPLIFKESKAILLNKIDLLPYIPFKKDKALQDIRNLNPAGEIFEVSCTARDGLEPWLAWLRAQLENNR, from the coding sequence ATGCAAGTTCAAGTTAAAACGGATGTACTGGCGAAAAATGATGCCATTGCAGAGTCCTTACAACAGCTGTTTAAGGAAAAGAACATATTTGTATTTAATCTGCTGGGCTCTCCGGGGTCGGGTAAGACATCTCTTTTAGAGGCGACGTTACAGGATCTTGCTAAAGACTATCGCCTTGCCGTTATTGAAGGAGATCTGTTCACCGCTAAGGATGCGGAACGAATCCACGCACTGGGTGTACCGGTTATTCAAATTAATACGGTAGGCGGTTGTCATCTGGATGCGAAAATGATTCAAGACGCATTGGGCGATTTGAATCTGGATGACCTTGATATGATTATCATAGAAAATGTAGGTAATCTTGTGTGCCCTGCGGAATTTGATATCGGTGAAAGTATGAAGGTCACCGTTCTATCCGTTACGGAAGGAGAGGATAAGCCCCTCAAATATCCGTTGATTTTTAAAGAATCGAAAGCGATTTTACTGAATAAAATTGATTTACTGCCGTATATACCGTTTAAAAAGGATAAGGCTTTACAGGATATACGAAATTTGAATCCCGCAGGGGAAATTTTTGAAGTGAGTTGCACCGCTCGCGATGGTCTAGAACCATGGCTCGCGTGGTTGCGTGCACAGTTGGAGAATAATCGATGA
- the hypA gene encoding hydrogenase maturation nickel metallochaperone HypA, translated as MHEMSIAEGILDIALDTLRQHEAKVVHSVQLDLGLMSGVEPDALLFCWDAVTKNTPAEGSRIDINSIPIEGRCLDCDRHFHVEDYKFICPYCDSHFVQTVGGRELQVTSMDID; from the coding sequence ATGCATGAAATGTCCATTGCTGAAGGCATCCTAGATATAGCTCTTGATACATTGCGACAACATGAGGCGAAAGTCGTTCATTCTGTACAACTTGATCTAGGCCTTATGAGTGGAGTCGAGCCGGATGCATTGCTGTTCTGTTGGGATGCGGTAACGAAAAATACCCCTGCAGAAGGATCTCGTATTGACATTAATAGCATTCCTATTGAAGGAAGGTGTTTGGATTGTGACCGTCACTTTCACGTGGAAGATTATAAATTTATCTGTCCCTATTGTGACAGTCATTTTGTACAAACCGTAGGCGGTCGTGAATTACAGGTGACCTCTATGGATATAGATTGA
- a CDS encoding bifunctional 5,10-methylenetetrahydrofolate dehydrogenase/5,10-methenyltetrahydrofolate cyclohydrolase: MIELRGKAVADAHKEALQDKIAAVGDAVITMAVLLVGSDHGAHMYATFMEKTAKNFGYGFVLRELPETVSHDEVVTALRELNDDDTVHGILPLMPMPKHIDTEVLIDALDPKKDIDGLTTYNIGLVTAGKGGFAPCTAKACMAILDHYGIPVEGKHVVVVGRSQVIGKPVAFMTLAAHGTVTICHSRTPDLANYVKQGDIVIAAAGRPHMITADMIKPGAVVIDVGINELNGKTVGDVDYDAVKEIASAITPVPGGVGSVTTTMMLEAVYEAYHA; encoded by the coding sequence ATGATTGAATTACGCGGTAAGGCGGTGGCCGATGCCCATAAGGAGGCATTGCAGGATAAAATCGCAGCGGTTGGTGATGCGGTGATTACCATGGCGGTATTACTTGTGGGAAGTGATCACGGTGCTCATATGTATGCCACATTTATGGAAAAAACGGCGAAGAATTTCGGGTATGGATTTGTACTGAGAGAATTACCTGAAACAGTCTCTCATGATGAAGTGGTGACGGCATTACGGGAACTGAATGATGATGACACCGTTCACGGCATTTTGCCGTTGATGCCGATGCCGAAACATATCGATACGGAAGTGCTCATCGACGCGCTTGACCCTAAAAAGGATATCGACGGTCTCACTACGTATAATATCGGACTCGTAACGGCCGGCAAGGGAGGCTTCGCACCGTGTACCGCAAAGGCGTGTATGGCTATTCTGGATCACTATGGTATTCCTGTAGAGGGAAAACATGTGGTCGTTGTAGGACGCAGCCAGGTTATCGGGAAGCCCGTAGCTTTCATGACCCTCGCCGCACACGGCACCGTTACGATTTGCCATTCCAGGACGCCGGATTTAGCAAATTATGTAAAACAAGGTGATATCGTTATTGCTGCGGCCGGTCGACCTCATATGATTACTGCGGATATGATTAAGCCCGGAGCCGTAGTTATCGATGTAGGCATCAATGAATTGAACGGGAAAACGGTGGGCGATGTGGATTATGATGCGGTGAAGGAGATTGCTTCGGCCATCACTCCGGTGCCGGGCGGTGTCGGATCCGTTACGACAACGATGATGCTCGAGGCTGTATACGAGGCATATCATGCATGA